The Daucus carota subsp. sativus chromosome 9, DH1 v3.0, whole genome shotgun sequence genome window below encodes:
- the LOC108200761 gene encoding transcription factor MYB61 yields MGRHSSCYKQKLRKGLWSPEEDDKLIKHITKHGHGCWSSVPKLAGLQRCGKSCRLRWINYLRPDLKRGTFSAQEENMIIELHAVLGNKWSQIAAQLPGRTDNEIKNLWNSSIKKKLRQKGIDPNTHKLLSEVENDKDQKASASNNKASEQDSYELNYETSNQELVEEKPNHPYTLIDNLTAPTHEFFLNRFVSSHDQASTSKPQDLGNYLSFDYGRSDIGLTVNQNTSNLFYNPVPKSSEMMSELIASSPAIIPSISNTFLSSPSSMKPSISLPDSDPQMGSFHLLNRLQNWDTNTLTNSNTSDDSFRWGAQDVGKLEKDQGHDIHSVQGQHDNIKWNEYLQTPFLHSALQNQNSQELYNGQDTKPETQFMANLPWHQSQQPQPQPMQAAATDVYGKHFHRLPATFGQFS; encoded by the exons ATGGGAAGGCACTCTTCTTGTTACAAGCAGAAGCTGAGGAAAGGGCTTTGGTCTCCTGAGGAAGATGATAAACTTATCAAACATATCACAAAACATGGTCATGGCTGTTGGAGTTCTGTCCCTAAGTTAGCAg GACTTCAGAGGTGTGGGAAAAGCTGTAGGTTAAGGTGGATTAATTATCTGAGACCTGATCTTAAGAGAGGAACATTCTCAGCTCAAGAGGAGAATATGATTATTGAGCTACATGCAGTTCTTGGAAACAA ATGGTCTCAGATTGCAGCTCAGTTACCTGGGAGAACCGACAACGAAATCAAGAATCTATGGAACTCATCCATCAAGAAGAAGCTAAGGCAAAAGGGCATTGACCCCAACACACACAAACTCCTCTCTGAGGTTGAAAATGATAAGGATCAGAAGGCGTCCGCGAGCAATAACAAGGCATCTGAACAAGACTCGTATGAGCTGAATTATGAAACCTCGAATCAAGAATTGGTAGAGGAGAAGCCTAACCATCCATACACACTAATTGATAATTTGACAGCACCTACTCATGAATTCTTCCTCAACAGGTTTGTGAGTTCACATGATCAAGCCTCGACCTCTAAGCCTCAAGATTTAGGGAATTATCTGTCTTTTGATTATGGTCGTTCGGATATAGGCCTTACTGTGAACCAAAATACTAGCAATCTCTTCTACAATCCAGTGCCCAAGTCATCAGAGATGATGTCTGAATTGATAGCTTCTTCACCCGCGATCATCCCATCAATATCAAACACATTTCTCTCCAGTCCATCAAGTATGAAGCCTTCCATCAGTCTCCCAGACTCTGATCCTCAAATGGGATCTTTTCATCTTCTCAACAGGCTTCAGAATTGGGACACCAATACACTCACCAATAGTAACACTAGTGATGATTCTTTTCGATGGGGAGCTCAAGATGTTGGGAAACTAGAGAAAGATCAAGGCCATGACATTCATTCAGTCCAAGGACAACACGACAACATCAAATGGAACGAATACCTTCAAACTCCATTTTTACATTCTGcactacaaaatcaaaattctcAAGAGCTGTACAATGGTCAAGACACTAAACCAGAAACGCAATTCATGGCGAATTTGCCATGGCATCAAAGCCAGCAACCGCAACCACAGCCTATGCAAGCTGCAGCCACAGATGTATATGGTAAGCATTTTCACAGACTGCCAGCCACCTTTGGACAATTTTCTTGA